In Astyanax mexicanus isolate ESR-SI-001 chromosome 25, AstMex3_surface, whole genome shotgun sequence, a genomic segment contains:
- the klhl5 gene encoding kelch-like protein 5 isoform X2: MEPCVPDELFQSHSHAEHTFRRMETYLRTRKLCDVVLLAGDRRIPAHRLVLSSVSDYFAAMFTSDVREAKQEEVKMEGVDPDALWVLVQYAYTGRLELREDTIESLLSAACLLQLSAVVQACCTYLMKQLHPSNCLGIRSFADAQGCQDLHKVAHNYTMEHFLGVMKNQEFLLLPSSEVEKLLASDDMNVPDEETVVSALLSWVRHDPPARQSQLPGLLAHVRLPLLKPQFLADMEGNPLLRDSVECQRLVMEAMKYHLLPERRPLLQSPRTRPRKATVGALFAVGGMDATKGATSIEQYCLRRDSWRQVAVMSGRRLQFGVAVLDDRLYVVGGRDGLKTLNTVECYNPRSKSWSVMPPMSTHRHGLGVAVLEGPMYAVGGHDGWSYLSTVERWDPQARQWSFVASMATPRSTVGVAVLNSKLYAVGGRDGSSCLKSVECFDPHTNKWSACAPMSKRRGGVGVATWNGFLYAIGGHDAPASSLTSRLSDCVERYDPKTDMWTAVAPMSVSRDAVGVCLLGDRLYAVGGYDGQVYLNTVEAYDPQTNEWTQVAPLCLGRAGACVVAVKL; this comes from the exons ATGGAGCCCTGCGTCCCCGATGAGCTCTTCCAGTCACACAGCCACGCGGAACACACCTTCAGGCGAATGGAGACCTACCTCAGGACCCGCAAGCTGTGTGACGTGGTCCTGCTGGCCGGAGACCGTCGTATCCCTGCACACAG GTTGGTTTTGTCCTCTGTGTCGGACTACTTTGCGGCCATGTTCACCAGTGACGTCCGGGAGGCCAAGCAGGAGGAGGTGAAAATGGAGGGAGTTGACCCAGATGCATTATGGGTCTTGGTGCAGTATGCATATACGG GTCGGCTGGAGTTAAGAGAGGACACTATAGAGAGTTTACTCTCGGCAGCGTGTTTGCTTCAGTTGTCTGCTGTAGTTCAGGCGTGTTGTACTTACCTCATGAAGCAGCTGCACCCCTCCAACTGCCTCGGCATCCGGTCCTTTGCTGATGCCCAGGGCTGCCAGGACCTGCACAAAGTGGCACACAACTACACcatg GAGCACTTCCTGGGTGTTATGAAGAATCAGGAGTTTCTGCTGCTCCCGTCAAGTGAGGTGGAGAAGCTTTTGGCATCAGATGACATGAACGTCCCGGATGAGGAGACGGTAGTATCGGCTCTGCTCAGCTGGGTCCGCCACGATCCTCCCGCCCGCCAGTCACAGCTGCCTGGGCTTCTGGCACATGTTCGCCTTCCCCTGCTCAAACCACAG TTTTTGGCCGATATGGAAGGCAACCCACTCCTAAGGGACAGTGTGGAGTGTCAGCGGTTGGTCATGGAAGCGATGAAGTATCACTTGTTGCCTGAGAGACGGCCGCTGCTGCAGAGCCCAAGGACGCGTCCCCGGAAGGCCACTGTGGGGGCTCTGTTTGCTGTGGGAGGCATGGATGCCACGAAAG GTGCCACCAGTATTGAGCAGTACTGCCTGCGCAGAGATTCATGGCGGCAGGTGGCAGTGATGAGCGGCCGGCGGCTGCAGTTTGGTGTGGCTGTCCTTGATGATCGACTGTACGTGGTTGGGGGACGGGACGGGCTGAAGACCCTCAACACAGTGGAGTGTTATAACCCCCGGAGTAAAAGCTGGAGTGTCATGCCTCCCATGTCTACACACCGCCACGGACTAG gtgtcgCAGTATTGGAAGGGCCAATGTATGCAGTAGGAGGTCATGATGGGTGGAGTTATCTGAGCACAGTGGAGCGCTGGGACCCTCAGGCCAGGCAGTGGAGTTTTGTTGCATCTATGGCAACGCCCCGAAGCACTGTTGGAGTGGCAGTCTTGAACAGCAA gctCTATGCAGTAGGAGGCAGAGATGGCAGTTCGTGTCTGAAGTCGGTTGAGTGTTTCGATCCTCACACCAACAAATGGAGCGCCTGCGCACCCATGTCCAAGCGCAGAGGTGGCGTTGGCGTGGCAACCTGGAACGGCTTCCTGTATGCCATTGGCGGCCATGACGCCCCTGCATCCAGTCTTACATCTCGACTCTCGGACTGTGTGGAAAG GTACGACCCTAAGACAGACATGTGGACGGCAGTAGCTCCGATGAGCGTCAGCAGGGATGCTGTTGGGGTGTGTTTGCTAGGGGACCGCCTCTATGCAGTAGGAGGGTACGATGGGCAGGTGTACTTGAACACAGTGGAAGCCTACGATCCTCAGACCAATGAGTGGACGCAG GTGGCGCCACTGTGCTTAGGTCGAGCGGGAGCCTGCGTGGTTGCTGTGAAACTGTGA
- the klhl5 gene encoding kelch-like protein 5 isoform X1 gives MSTPRRDFDVKQILRIRWRWFGHATSPPPGPESLHEPLHELFSVRSSSGAGTSSRCELPSRSPVTSACSDTAAAATGTTSSERKLPESGGGRVTVTTVATRASACPRSASQHECGSAPRSSPAHSRSALDVSLNVNENPELGGASGSADCNLGDEENNNNNNAAAAAAVESDSSSCRTSNSSATLSSCVSMEPCVPDELFQSHSHAEHTFRRMETYLRTRKLCDVVLLAGDRRIPAHRLVLSSVSDYFAAMFTSDVREAKQEEVKMEGVDPDALWVLVQYAYTGRLELREDTIESLLSAACLLQLSAVVQACCTYLMKQLHPSNCLGIRSFADAQGCQDLHKVAHNYTMEHFLGVMKNQEFLLLPSSEVEKLLASDDMNVPDEETVVSALLSWVRHDPPARQSQLPGLLAHVRLPLLKPQFLADMEGNPLLRDSVECQRLVMEAMKYHLLPERRPLLQSPRTRPRKATVGALFAVGGMDATKGATSIEQYCLRRDSWRQVAVMSGRRLQFGVAVLDDRLYVVGGRDGLKTLNTVECYNPRSKSWSVMPPMSTHRHGLGVAVLEGPMYAVGGHDGWSYLSTVERWDPQARQWSFVASMATPRSTVGVAVLNSKLYAVGGRDGSSCLKSVECFDPHTNKWSACAPMSKRRGGVGVATWNGFLYAIGGHDAPASSLTSRLSDCVERYDPKTDMWTAVAPMSVSRDAVGVCLLGDRLYAVGGYDGQVYLNTVEAYDPQTNEWTQVAPLCLGRAGACVVAVKL, from the exons ATGTCGACCCCCCGGAGAGATTTCGACGTGAAGCAGATCCTGCGCATCCGCTGGCGGTGGTTCGGCCACGCGACCTCCCCGCCCCCCGGGCCCGAGTCACTGCACGAGCCCTTGCACGAGCTCTTCAGCGTCCGCTCGAGCTCCGGCGCCGGGACCTCCTCGCGCTGCGAGCTGCCTTCCCGCTCTCCGGTCACCTCTGCCTGCAGCGACACCGCCGCTGCCGCTACCGGCACCACGAGCAGCGAACGAAAGTTGCCCGAGTCCGGAGGCGGGCGCGTGACGGTGACAACGGTGGCTACGCGAGCCTCCGCGTGTCCCCGCTCCGCGAGCCAGCACGAGTGCGGCAGCGCCCCGCGCTCGTCCCCGGCGCACTCGCGCTCCGCGCTGGATGTGAGTTTGAACGTGAACGAGAACCCTGAACTCGGCGGCGCGAGCGGCTCGGCGGACTGTAACCTTGGCGACGAGGagaacaacaataacaacaacgctgctgctgctgccgctgtggAGTCCGACTCGAGCTCGTGCAG gaCGTCTAACAGCAGTGCGACGCTGTCCTCATGCGTGTCGATGGAGCCCTGCGTCCCCGATGAGCTCTTCCAGTCACACAGCCACGCGGAACACACCTTCAGGCGAATGGAGACCTACCTCAGGACCCGCAAGCTGTGTGACGTGGTCCTGCTGGCCGGAGACCGTCGTATCCCTGCACACAG GTTGGTTTTGTCCTCTGTGTCGGACTACTTTGCGGCCATGTTCACCAGTGACGTCCGGGAGGCCAAGCAGGAGGAGGTGAAAATGGAGGGAGTTGACCCAGATGCATTATGGGTCTTGGTGCAGTATGCATATACGG GTCGGCTGGAGTTAAGAGAGGACACTATAGAGAGTTTACTCTCGGCAGCGTGTTTGCTTCAGTTGTCTGCTGTAGTTCAGGCGTGTTGTACTTACCTCATGAAGCAGCTGCACCCCTCCAACTGCCTCGGCATCCGGTCCTTTGCTGATGCCCAGGGCTGCCAGGACCTGCACAAAGTGGCACACAACTACACcatg GAGCACTTCCTGGGTGTTATGAAGAATCAGGAGTTTCTGCTGCTCCCGTCAAGTGAGGTGGAGAAGCTTTTGGCATCAGATGACATGAACGTCCCGGATGAGGAGACGGTAGTATCGGCTCTGCTCAGCTGGGTCCGCCACGATCCTCCCGCCCGCCAGTCACAGCTGCCTGGGCTTCTGGCACATGTTCGCCTTCCCCTGCTCAAACCACAG TTTTTGGCCGATATGGAAGGCAACCCACTCCTAAGGGACAGTGTGGAGTGTCAGCGGTTGGTCATGGAAGCGATGAAGTATCACTTGTTGCCTGAGAGACGGCCGCTGCTGCAGAGCCCAAGGACGCGTCCCCGGAAGGCCACTGTGGGGGCTCTGTTTGCTGTGGGAGGCATGGATGCCACGAAAG GTGCCACCAGTATTGAGCAGTACTGCCTGCGCAGAGATTCATGGCGGCAGGTGGCAGTGATGAGCGGCCGGCGGCTGCAGTTTGGTGTGGCTGTCCTTGATGATCGACTGTACGTGGTTGGGGGACGGGACGGGCTGAAGACCCTCAACACAGTGGAGTGTTATAACCCCCGGAGTAAAAGCTGGAGTGTCATGCCTCCCATGTCTACACACCGCCACGGACTAG gtgtcgCAGTATTGGAAGGGCCAATGTATGCAGTAGGAGGTCATGATGGGTGGAGTTATCTGAGCACAGTGGAGCGCTGGGACCCTCAGGCCAGGCAGTGGAGTTTTGTTGCATCTATGGCAACGCCCCGAAGCACTGTTGGAGTGGCAGTCTTGAACAGCAA gctCTATGCAGTAGGAGGCAGAGATGGCAGTTCGTGTCTGAAGTCGGTTGAGTGTTTCGATCCTCACACCAACAAATGGAGCGCCTGCGCACCCATGTCCAAGCGCAGAGGTGGCGTTGGCGTGGCAACCTGGAACGGCTTCCTGTATGCCATTGGCGGCCATGACGCCCCTGCATCCAGTCTTACATCTCGACTCTCGGACTGTGTGGAAAG GTACGACCCTAAGACAGACATGTGGACGGCAGTAGCTCCGATGAGCGTCAGCAGGGATGCTGTTGGGGTGTGTTTGCTAGGGGACCGCCTCTATGCAGTAGGAGGGTACGATGGGCAGGTGTACTTGAACACAGTGGAAGCCTACGATCCTCAGACCAATGAGTGGACGCAG GTGGCGCCACTGTGCTTAGGTCGAGCGGGAGCCTGCGTGGTTGCTGTGAAACTGTGA